The following coding sequences are from one Rutidosis leptorrhynchoides isolate AG116_Rl617_1_P2 chromosome 11, CSIRO_AGI_Rlap_v1, whole genome shotgun sequence window:
- the LOC139877624 gene encoding E3 ubiquitin-protein ligase BIG BROTHER-like, with translation MAHMDGNGSRQLEVQYINTGFPYTVTETFMDFFDGIAHQPAHYAHSGLMHDQANSYWSMHMNSYKYGVPAHGSIPYYNPYEAHNYVPRMDLSRSAWEYPVMMNVTEPAYTDVQSAENSVPSMQSIPEDCSSPNDDSASSSQVIWQDDIDLDNMTYEELLDLGEAIGTESRGLSQDLIDSLPTTRYKSGSFFLRKKSGERCVICQMRYKRGDKQLNLPCKHVYHTECGSKWLSINKTCPICNVEVLGQESGQQ, from the exons ATGGCCCACATGGATGGGAATGGGAGTCGGCAACTGGAAGTCCAATACATAAATACAGGATTCCCATACACAGTCACCGAGACCTTCATGGACTTCTTTGACGGAATTGCACATCAACCCGCACATTATGCTCATTCTGGTCTAATGCATGATCAG GCGAATTCATATTGGTCAATGCATATGAATTCATACAAATATGGAGTACCTGCCCATGGAAGTATACCGTATTATAACCCATATGAAGCTCACAATTATGTACCAAGAATGGATTTAAGTCGGAGTGCGTGGGAATATCCTGTAATGATGAACGTAACAGAACCCGCTTATACAGATGTACAGTCTGCTGAGAATTCTGTACCAAGCATGCAATCTATTCCAGAAGATT GCAGTAGTCCAAATGATGATAGTGCTTCGAGTTCTCAG GTCATTTGGCAGGATGACATCGACCTAGACAATATGACGTATGAG GAATTACTTGATTTGGGGGAGGCAATTGGGACCGAGAGTCGAGGTCTTTCTCAAGACCTTATTGATTCGTTACCAACTACTAGATATAAGTCTGGCAGCTTTTTCTTGAGAAAAAAATCAGGCGAGAG GTGTGTGATATGCCAAATGAGATATAAGAGAGGGGACAAACAACTCAATTTGCCATGTAAGCATGTTTATCATACAGAGTGTGGCTCAAAATGGCTGAGCATCAACAAG ACGTGTCCTATTTGCAATGTTGAAGTGCTCGGACAAGAGTCGGGTCAACAGTAA